Proteins encoded together in one Macadamia integrifolia cultivar HAES 741 chromosome 8, SCU_Mint_v3, whole genome shotgun sequence window:
- the LOC122085760 gene encoding cinnamoyl-CoA reductase 1-like produces MPVDGLPGSGQTVCVTGAGGYIASWLVKFLLERGYTVKGTVRNPDDPKNSHLKELKGAKERLILCKADLLDYESLRNAIDGCQGVFHTASPVTDDPEKMVEPAVNGTKYIVNAAKEAGVRRVVMTSSIGAVHMDPNRDPEKVVDESCWSDLDFCKTTTNWYCYGKAVAEQAAWEAAKESGVDLAVVIPVLVLGPMLQPTINASIIHILKYLTGSAKTYVNSVQAYVDVRDVALAHILVFEAPGAAGRFLCAESVLHRGDVVEILAKLFPEYPVPTKCSDEVKPRAKPYKFSNQKLKELGLEFIPVKQTIYETVKSLQEKGHLPIPTQANNDPIRLQ; encoded by the exons ATGCCGGTGGACGGTTTACCAGGGTCCGGCCAGACGGTATGCGTCACAGGTGCCGGGGGTTACATCGCTTCGTGGCTCGTCAAGTTTCTACTAGAGCGAGGCTACACCGTTAAAGGAACTGTAAGGAACCCAG ATGATCCGAAGAACTCTCATTTGAAGGAACTCAAAGGTGCCAAAGAGAGATTGATCCTCTGCAAAGCCGATCTTCTAGATTACGAAAGCCTTCGTAACGCCATCGATGGATGTCAAGGGGTCTTCCATACTGCTTCCCCTGTCACTGATGACCCA GAAAAAATGGTGGAACCGGCAGTGAACGGGACAAAGTATATAGTGAACGCGGCGAAGGAAGCCGGAGTACGTCGAGTGGTGATGACGTCATCGATCGGGGCGGTTCACATGGACCCGAATCGAGATCCGGAGAAAGTGGTAGATGAGTCTTGCTGGAGCGACTTGGATTTCTGTAAGACCACCACGAACTGGTACTGTTACGGTAAGGCAGTTGCGGAACAGGCGGCGTGGGAGGCGGCGAAGGAGAGTGGGGTGGACCTGGCTGTGGTTATCCCGGTTCTGGTTCTTGGTCCGATGCTCCAACCCACCATCAATGCCAGCATAATTCACATACTCAAGTACTTGACTGGTTCGGCCAAGACCTACGTTAACTCGGTTCAGGCTTACGTGGATGTGAGGGACGTGGCACTGGCCCACATCTTGGTCTTCGAGGCTCCGGGAGCTGCCGGCCGGTTCCTCTGCGCCGAGAGCGTTCTCCACCGTGGCGATGTCGTCGAGATCCTTGCCAAGCTCTTCCCCGAGTATCCCGTCCCTACCAA GTGCTCGGATGAGGTGAAACCAAGGGCAAAGCCATACAAGTTTTCAAACCAGAAGCTAAAGGAGCTTGGGCTTGAGTTCATCCCAGTGAAGCAGACTATATATGAAACAGTGAAGAGTCTGCAGGAGAAGGGTCACCTCCCCATCCCTACCCAAGCAAATAATGATCCCATTCGCCTTCAATAA